A genomic segment from Clostridium pasteurianum BC1 encodes:
- a CDS encoding radical SAM protein: MKYEGIVYRPPSEAHSLIVQVTIGCAHNKCSFCSMYKDKKFRIRSLEEIEDDLQDAREKYNYVKRIFLADGDSIVLSMKELKHILFKIKELFPECERVSAYAAPKDILRKTTEELKELKHLGIGILYMGIESGSDIILGEIQKGVTSSEIIEAGKKVKASGIKLSVTFISGIGGKDRWRENSIESAKVINSINPDYVGLLTLMVEPKTDIYENIKSGDFKLLSPEEVMLETRELIKNIQAQNCIFRSNHASNYVAIGGTLPQDKKKLIDIIDDILSGKYGYKPEELRRL; this comes from the coding sequence ATGAAGTACGAAGGAATTGTATACAGGCCACCTAGCGAAGCTCATAGTCTAATAGTTCAGGTGACTATAGGCTGTGCACATAATAAATGTAGTTTTTGCAGCATGTATAAGGATAAAAAATTTAGAATAAGAAGTTTGGAAGAAATAGAAGATGATTTGCAGGATGCCAGAGAAAAATATAATTACGTAAAACGTATATTTTTAGCAGATGGTGATTCTATTGTTTTATCCATGAAGGAATTAAAACATATATTATTTAAAATAAAAGAACTATTTCCAGAATGCGAAAGAGTTTCAGCCTATGCCGCTCCTAAGGATATTTTAAGAAAAACTACTGAAGAGCTTAAGGAATTAAAGCATTTAGGCATAGGTATACTCTATATGGGAATAGAAAGCGGCAGTGATATAATATTAGGAGAAATACAGAAGGGTGTTACTTCCTCTGAAATAATAGAGGCAGGAAAAAAGGTTAAAGCTAGTGGAATTAAGCTTTCAGTTACTTTTATTTCTGGTATAGGGGGAAAAGATAGATGGAGAGAAAACTCTATAGAATCTGCAAAGGTTATAAATTCCATTAATCCTGATTATGTTGGCCTTCTAACACTTATGGTTGAGCCAAAAACAGATATATATGAGAATATTAAATCTGGTGATTTTAAACTTTTGAGTCCTGAGGAAGTTATGTTGGAAACCAGAGAACTTATTAAAAATATTCAAGCACAAAACTGTATTTTTAGAAGCAATCATGCCTCTAACTATGTAGCCATAGGGGGAACATTACCACAGGATAAGAAAAAGTTAATTGATATAATTGATGATATATTAAGTGGAAAGTATGGGTACAAGCCTGAAGAACTTAGAAGATTATAG